A portion of the Bifidobacterium bifidum ATCC 29521 = JCM 1255 = DSM 20456 genome contains these proteins:
- the glgB gene encoding 1,4-alpha-glucan branching protein GlgB codes for MATYTNINEDIAPVPVNQSDLSAVSNATFYNPHEVLGGHLGSGDHAGTVTIRVLRPLAKSVTIYTQKGTAEARHEFNGVFVAVIAAEKTADGWAVPDYRVCTTYEGGKSVMEDDPYRYLPSIGDMDAYLFGEGRHERLWEALGARVRRYDDPMGGADGAPGHQVVGTSFTVWAPNAHAVRVVGNFNSWDGRRHAMRELGSSGIWEIFIPGVKAGEVYKYELLNANHEWKMKADPMERSHEIPPATGSIVVESDHEWNDEAWMDHRRHTDPHAGPVSIYEVHAGSWKKGIGNYRELADELVDYVAKEGFTHVEFMPLTEHPFSGSWGYQVTGYYAVDSRLGNPDDFKYLVDKFHRAGIGVIMDWVPAHFPKDDFALGRFDGTPLYEDPDPLRGEHPDWGTYVFNFGRREVRNFLVANACFWLDEYHIDALRVDAVSSMLYLDYSRKPGQWRPNIYGGRENLEAIDFLKEANATAYKNNPGVMMIAEESTAYPGITAPTDAGGLGFGLKWNMGWMHDTLQYLHETPINRKWHHNEITFSMVYAYSEHYVLPISHDEVVYGKGSLFGKMPGDDWQRYAGVRALFAYQWAHPGKNLTFMGNEIAQYGEWNHDGSVDWDALNWPDHRGVQKLVADLNEFYKDTPAIWSQDFDPAGFQWLTSDDADHNTLSFLRIGSKGEQLVVVVNFSGEAWQDYQVPLPQGGNWTEVLTTDDKKYGGSDIHNGTFAAVKGEYHSRDWSAKLTIPALGAVFLKPEN; via the coding sequence ATGGCTACTTACACGAACATCAATGAAGATATCGCTCCCGTGCCAGTGAATCAAAGTGATTTGAGCGCGGTGAGCAATGCAACGTTCTACAACCCGCACGAAGTGCTGGGCGGTCACCTCGGTTCCGGAGACCACGCCGGAACCGTCACCATCCGAGTGCTCAGGCCACTGGCCAAGAGCGTCACCATATACACCCAGAAGGGAACGGCCGAGGCCCGGCACGAATTCAACGGCGTCTTCGTGGCCGTCATCGCGGCCGAAAAGACCGCGGACGGCTGGGCCGTGCCCGACTACCGTGTATGCACCACCTACGAGGGCGGCAAGTCCGTCATGGAGGACGACCCGTACCGTTACCTGCCCTCCATCGGCGACATGGACGCCTACCTGTTCGGGGAAGGCCGCCACGAACGCCTGTGGGAGGCCCTGGGCGCGCGCGTTCGCCGCTACGACGACCCGATGGGCGGCGCCGACGGTGCTCCCGGCCACCAGGTCGTGGGCACCTCGTTCACCGTCTGGGCGCCCAACGCGCACGCGGTCCGCGTGGTCGGCAACTTCAACTCCTGGGACGGCCGCCGCCACGCCATGCGCGAGCTCGGTTCCTCGGGCATCTGGGAGATCTTCATCCCCGGCGTCAAGGCGGGCGAGGTCTACAAGTACGAGCTGCTCAACGCGAACCACGAGTGGAAGATGAAGGCCGACCCGATGGAACGCTCCCACGAGATTCCGCCGGCGACCGGCTCCATCGTCGTCGAATCGGACCACGAATGGAATGACGAGGCATGGATGGACCACCGCAGGCACACCGACCCGCACGCCGGCCCGGTCAGCATCTACGAGGTCCATGCCGGCAGCTGGAAGAAGGGCATCGGCAACTACCGCGAGCTGGCGGACGAGCTCGTGGACTACGTGGCCAAGGAAGGCTTCACGCATGTCGAGTTCATGCCGCTGACCGAGCACCCGTTCTCGGGCTCGTGGGGATATCAGGTGACCGGCTACTACGCCGTGGACTCCCGACTCGGCAATCCGGACGACTTCAAGTACCTGGTGGACAAGTTCCACCGTGCCGGCATCGGCGTCATCATGGACTGGGTGCCCGCTCACTTCCCGAAGGACGATTTCGCGCTCGGACGCTTCGACGGCACCCCGCTGTACGAGGATCCCGACCCGCTGCGCGGCGAGCACCCCGACTGGGGCACGTACGTGTTCAACTTCGGCAGGCGCGAGGTGCGCAACTTCCTGGTCGCCAACGCCTGCTTCTGGCTCGACGAATACCACATCGACGCGCTGCGCGTGGACGCGGTGTCCTCGATGCTGTACCTGGACTACAGCCGCAAGCCCGGCCAGTGGCGCCCGAACATCTACGGAGGTCGCGAAAACCTCGAAGCCATCGACTTCCTCAAGGAAGCCAACGCCACCGCGTACAAGAACAACCCCGGCGTCATGATGATCGCCGAGGAATCCACCGCCTACCCCGGCATCACCGCACCGACCGACGCCGGCGGACTGGGATTCGGCCTCAAGTGGAACATGGGCTGGATGCACGACACGCTGCAGTACCTGCACGAGACCCCCATCAACCGCAAATGGCACCACAACGAGATCACCTTCTCGATGGTGTACGCCTATTCGGAGCATTACGTGCTGCCGATCAGCCACGACGAGGTCGTGTACGGCAAGGGCTCGCTGTTCGGCAAGATGCCGGGCGACGACTGGCAGCGCTACGCCGGCGTGCGCGCCCTGTTCGCCTACCAGTGGGCGCACCCGGGCAAGAACCTCACCTTCATGGGCAACGAGATCGCGCAGTACGGCGAGTGGAATCATGACGGTTCGGTCGACTGGGACGCCCTCAACTGGCCTGACCACCGCGGCGTGCAGAAGCTCGTCGCCGACCTGAACGAGTTCTACAAGGACACGCCGGCCATCTGGAGCCAGGACTTCGACCCGGCGGGATTCCAGTGGCTGACCAGCGATGACGCCGATCACAATACGCTCAGCTTCCTGCGCATCGGCAGCAAGGGCGAACAGCTCGTCGTCGTGGTCAACTTCTCCGGCGAGGCGTGGCAGGACTATCAGGTTCCGCTGCCGCAGGGCGGCAACTGGACCGAGGTGCTGACCACGGACGACAAGAAGTACGGCGGCTCCGACATCCACAACGGCACGTTCGCCGCGGTGAAGGGCGAGTACCATTCGCGTGATTGGTCGGCAAAACTCACCATTCCGGCATTGGGGGCGGTATTCTTGAAACCGGAAAACTGA
- a CDS encoding CarD family transcriptional regulator: MGYKVGDMVVYPRHGAARVEAITERVVKGVKREYLQLTVLSSDGLVINVPVENAQKVGVRDIVDANEVAKVFEILRTPIVEKEMNWSRRYKLNVEKLATGDVNKIAEVVRDLAQRDVDEHGLSAGEKRMLTRARSILTSEIALSEDLDEAEIQRLLDVNLGFSEPKPGDEKHHSEAPAEPADRTLARIESESKKSRRK, encoded by the coding sequence ATGGGGTACAAGGTCGGCGATATGGTCGTCTATCCGCGTCATGGAGCGGCAAGGGTCGAGGCCATTACCGAACGGGTGGTCAAGGGCGTGAAGCGGGAATACTTGCAACTCACCGTGCTGTCTTCCGACGGTCTGGTCATCAATGTTCCCGTCGAGAACGCGCAGAAGGTCGGAGTGCGTGACATCGTCGACGCCAATGAGGTCGCCAAGGTCTTCGAGATCCTGCGTACGCCCATCGTCGAGAAGGAGATGAACTGGTCCCGCCGGTACAAGCTGAACGTCGAGAAGCTGGCGACCGGTGACGTCAACAAGATCGCCGAGGTCGTCCGCGACCTCGCCCAGCGCGACGTGGACGAGCACGGCCTGTCCGCCGGCGAGAAGCGGATGCTCACCCGCGCCCGCAGCATCCTGACCTCCGAGATCGCCCTGTCCGAAGACCTTGACGAGGCCGAGATCCAGCGTCTGCTCGACGTCAACCTCGGTTTCTCCGAGCCGAAGCCGGGCGACGAGAAGCATCACAGCGAGGCACCCGCCGAGCCTGCCGACCGGACCCTGGCCCGCATCGAATCCGAAAGCAAGAAGTCCCGGCGCAAGTAG